Proteins from a genomic interval of Bacteroidales bacterium:
- a CDS encoding HipA N-terminal domain-containing protein: MRSAKVYINHRLAGFLTKLDDNSYVFKYDDEYFLDEDAQSISLNLSKKQQEYFSDTLFPFFFNMLSEGKNNDIQIQKLKILKSEYFDLLLATAKYDTIGAIRLEEIV, translated from the coding sequence ATGAGGTCAGCAAAAGTATATATAAACCACAGATTGGCCGGATTTCTTACCAAACTTGATGATAATAGTTATGTTTTCAAATATGATGATGAATACTTTCTGGATGAAGATGCTCAGTCTATCAGTTTAAATTTATCAAAAAAACAACAGGAATATTTTTCCGATACTCTTTTTCCTTTCTTTTTTAATATGCTCTCCGAAGGTAAAAATAATGACATTCAAATTCAAAAACTAAAAATACTCAAAAGTGAATATTTTGATCTTCTATTGGCTACTGCAAAATATGATACTATCGGAGCAATTAGACTGGAAGAAATTGTTTAA
- a CDS encoding permease-like cell division protein FtsX, translating into MNQEEKFNKRRLRSSYANVVISISLMLYLCGVLMFFVFNTNKIIDRLRESIGITVILKDNIKDSDLHVFIKQLYLKPYAKHITYTSKEDAAQEMAEDLGESFVDFIGYNPLPSSFELQVFSEYSNSDSLSVIHNELIKEKFIDSVSAQYDMIDNLNKTKTRLSALLLFLMAILLLIIIIIINNTIKLSIYSNRHLIKTMQMIGATCSFIRRPYLSRSIVQGMIGATISVILMSVTIFLLARYYPDLEVLLSISQLILIILATYIFGICVSFFTSLFAVNKYLNIRTKILY; encoded by the coding sequence ATGAATCAGGAAGAAAAATTTAATAAACGTCGATTAAGATCTTCTTATGCAAATGTTGTTATAAGTATCAGCTTAATGTTGTATCTATGCGGCGTTTTGATGTTTTTTGTTTTCAATACCAATAAAATTATTGATAGATTAAGAGAAAGTATAGGAATTACTGTTATTTTGAAAGATAATATTAAAGATTCCGACCTCCATGTTTTTATCAAACAGTTATATTTGAAACCTTATGCAAAGCATATTACTTACACGTCCAAAGAAGATGCCGCGCAAGAAATGGCTGAAGATTTAGGCGAAAGTTTTGTGGATTTTATAGGATATAATCCGTTACCTTCCAGTTTCGAATTGCAGGTTTTTTCGGAATATTCCAATAGCGACAGCCTTTCCGTTATTCATAACGAACTTATCAAAGAAAAATTTATTGATTCTGTTTCTGCTCAATATGATATGATCGATAACCTTAATAAAACAAAAACAAGGCTGAGCGCTCTTCTCTTGTTTCTCATGGCTATTCTTCTTCTCATAATCATAATTATCATCAATAATACAATTAAACTGTCGATTTATTCAAACCGACACTTAATAAAAACAATGCAAATGATAGGGGCAACCTGTTCTTTTATAAGACGGCCATATCTTTCCCGAAGTATTGTACAAGGAATGATAGGGGCAACAATAAGTGTTATACTTATGTCTGTCACAATCTTTCTTCTCGCAAGATATTATCCTGATCTTGAAGTGTTGTTAAGCATTTCTCAATTAATATTGATTATCTTGGCTACTTATATCTTCGGAATTTGTGTTTCGTTCTTCACATCCCTTTTTGCCGTTAATAAATATTTGAATATCAGAACAAAAATATTATATTAA
- the folB gene encoding dihydroneopterin aldolase: MANSTISLNGIQLWGYHGCLPEEKKIGSKYLIDISLSLNTAKAEKSDYIHDTIDYSTVYDIIVQEFSTPVNLIEHLGRKILNTIHYHFPQLNNSTITIQKLSPPISGEIHSASIMLSYK, from the coding sequence ATGGCAAATAGTACTATTTCATTAAACGGCATTCAATTATGGGGATATCATGGTTGTTTACCAGAGGAAAAAAAAATCGGATCAAAATATCTAATTGACATCTCTTTATCTTTAAATACAGCAAAAGCCGAAAAGAGTGATTATATTCATGATACTATAGACTATTCTACTGTATATGATATAATTGTGCAAGAATTTTCCACTCCTGTAAATCTTATTGAACATTTAGGAAGAAAGATATTAAATACTATTCATTATCATTTTCCTCAATTAAATAATTCTACTATTACTATTCAAAAATTATCACCCCCTATTTCCGGAGAAATTCATTCTGCCTCAATTATGTTGTCTTACAAATAA
- a CDS encoding HipA domain-containing protein, with protein MKHIEINNCPSTLAPGYNSYSYTAIRRLFDNKNVNHILDSGFLNNINENICSISIPGNQKKITVNIEKGKIVPAENGARGKYIIKFAPTKLSFNNLSQLTANEHLTMQIARQVYKINTAENALVFLPNGNSAYITKRFDFCENGEKIKQEDFASLTNRSFETNGHNYRYIGTYAGLGALFKTYCAAWQIELYKFYKLVIFNYIFGNGDAHLKNFSIYQTTDGDYILTPAYDLINTAIHNNINDFALEGGLFQKTFYSKTYKWKGHPCVNDFITFGKMIEAPDIMIEKINTEFLQLKHEVYDLVSRSFLDKGMKKKYIDVYEQRTKRFKSGL; from the coding sequence ATGAAACATATAGAAATAAATAACTGCCCCTCAACACTTGCTCCCGGATATAATTCGTATAGTTACACAGCCATAAGAAGATTATTCGACAATAAAAATGTTAATCATATATTGGATTCAGGTTTTTTGAATAATATTAACGAAAATATATGTAGTATTTCTATTCCGGGAAATCAAAAGAAAATTACTGTAAACATTGAAAAAGGCAAAATAGTGCCTGCTGAAAACGGTGCCCGAGGAAAATACATTATAAAATTTGCACCAACTAAATTATCTTTTAATAATCTGTCGCAATTGACTGCAAACGAACACTTAACAATGCAAATTGCCCGACAGGTTTACAAAATAAATACAGCGGAAAACGCTTTAGTTTTTTTACCTAACGGTAATTCTGCTTACATTACTAAACGTTTTGATTTTTGCGAAAATGGAGAAAAAATAAAACAAGAAGATTTTGCAAGTTTAACAAACAGGAGCTTTGAAACAAATGGACATAATTACAGATATATCGGTACCTACGCAGGTTTGGGAGCATTATTTAAAACTTATTGTGCTGCCTGGCAGATAGAACTTTATAAATTTTACAAATTAGTAATTTTTAATTATATCTTTGGTAACGGAGATGCTCATCTTAAAAATTTTTCTATTTATCAAACAACTGATGGTGATTATATTTTAACTCCTGCTTATGATCTGATAAATACTGCCATACACAATAATATCAATGATTTTGCTTTGGAAGGAGGATTATTTCAGAAGACTTTTTATTCCAAAACATATAAATGGAAAGGACACCCCTGTGTAAATGATTTTATTACTTTCGGCAAAATGATTGAAGCACCCGATATAATGATAGAGAAAATAAATACCGAATTTCTTCAACTCAAACATGAGGTTTATGATCTTGTAAGCAGATCTTTTCTTGATAAAGGAATGAAGAAAAAATATATTGATGTTTATGAACAACGGACTAAACGTTTCAAGTCCGGCTTATAA
- the truB gene encoding tRNA pseudouridine(55) synthase TruB: protein MSYNFLEGETLLFDKPYGWTSFDVVNKVKVFLKYYCHNPKIKVGHAGTLDPLATGLVIVCTGKKTKEIDLIQAYEKDYEGIIIIGATRPSFDKETEIDQTFDYSHITEQDIYSTAEKFIGKQQQIPPIYSAVKINGVRAYEHARKKNFEIEKKIQAKDIEIFDFEITKINLPKVHFKIKCSKGTYIRAIARDFGNILACGAYLEELRRTAIGNFRVEDAMDVESFREIILSNTDS, encoded by the coding sequence ATGAGTTATAATTTTTTAGAAGGCGAAACGCTTTTATTCGATAAACCTTACGGTTGGACTTCCTTTGATGTGGTTAACAAAGTAAAGGTTTTTCTTAAATACTATTGTCATAATCCGAAAATAAAAGTAGGTCATGCGGGAACTTTAGATCCGCTTGCAACGGGCCTGGTAATTGTTTGTACCGGGAAAAAAACAAAGGAAATAGATTTGATTCAGGCTTACGAGAAAGATTATGAAGGAATTATTATAATCGGAGCAACGCGCCCTTCGTTTGATAAAGAAACAGAAATAGATCAAACATTTGATTATTCACATATTACAGAACAAGATATCTATAGTACGGCTGAAAAATTTATCGGAAAACAACAACAAATTCCTCCGATATATTCTGCTGTTAAAATAAATGGTGTTAGAGCTTACGAACATGCCAGAAAGAAAAATTTTGAAATAGAAAAAAAAATACAAGCCAAAGATATAGAGATATTTGATTTTGAAATAACAAAAATAAACTTACCTAAAGTGCATTTCAAAATAAAATGTAGTAAAGGTACATATATCAGGGCAATTGCAAGAGATTTCGGAAATATTCTCGCTTGCGGCGCTTATCTCGAAGAATTACGTCGTACGGCAATAGGAAATTTCCGGGTTGAAGATGCTATGGATGTAGAATCATTTCGAGAAATAATTCTATCAAATACAGATAGTTAG
- the recO gene encoding DNA repair protein RecO — MSISPYIKTQGIVLKTFPYSETSCIARVFTPHHGVIPCLIKGIRTKTAKNKLIYFKELSILNLELKKHKNSEFYNVIDVKIDYVYAFYMTFSHDINKSCVYLFINELVNKCVKDESQSKELYDYIFSALMEMDNCKLISPDFHVVFTIQLLKYLGLAMNFDNLSRSSVFNIPEGILTESTPEHDLYIPPKYVNIIKGATEQKLNDRIIGCDSNEIRRNILNYLQLYYRYHIPNFKDIKSIVILRKVFEV; from the coding sequence ATGTCTATTTCTCCTTATATAAAGACACAAGGAATTGTTTTAAAAACTTTTCCATATTCGGAAACAAGTTGTATCGCCAGAGTATTTACGCCCCATCATGGTGTAATACCATGTTTGATAAAAGGTATAAGAACAAAAACAGCAAAAAACAAACTCATATACTTTAAAGAGTTATCTATTCTTAATCTTGAATTAAAAAAACATAAAAATTCTGAGTTCTATAATGTTATTGATGTTAAAATAGATTATGTTTATGCTTTTTATATGACTTTTAGTCATGATATTAATAAAAGTTGTGTTTATTTATTTATTAATGAACTTGTTAACAAATGTGTTAAGGATGAAAGTCAATCTAAGGAATTATATGATTATATCTTTTCTGCTTTAATGGAAATGGATAATTGTAAATTAATTTCTCCCGACTTTCACGTAGTTTTTACAATTCAGCTTTTAAAATATCTCGGATTAGCTATGAACTTCGATAATTTATCTCGTTCTTCGGTTTTTAATATTCCTGAAGGAATACTTACAGAATCTACACCGGAACATGATTTATATATTCCGCCAAAATATGTAAATATTATCAAAGGAGCAACCGAACAAAAGCTTAATGATAGAATTATTGGCTGTGATTCCAATGAAATAAGAAGAAATATACTTAATTATCTCCAATTATATTACAGATATCATATCCCGAACTTCAAGGATATAAAATCTATTGTTATTCTTAGAAAAGTTTTTGAAGTATAA
- a CDS encoding undecaprenyl-diphosphate phosphatase, giving the protein MTWFEALILGLIQGLTEFLPVSSSGHLELAKAVFGIETEGGLMFTVVVHAATVLSTLIVFRKDIADLFIGFFSKGHIEEKNYVFKLLISMIPVGLVALFFKDEISSLFNGNIVFVGSMLIITALLLTLSYFKRHGTRSIGWLDSIIIGLAQAVAVLPGISRSGATIATGMIIGNKPSELAKFSFLMVIIPILGETFLDIISGDLLASSIGIIPLVIGFVSAFLSGFFACKVMINIVKKGKLIWFAVYCLIIGLIAIFIGI; this is encoded by the coding sequence ATGACCTGGTTTGAAGCACTAATTTTAGGTCTTATTCAAGGTCTTACGGAATTTTTGCCTGTCAGTAGCTCAGGTCATCTTGAACTTGCAAAGGCAGTTTTCGGTATCGAAACAGAAGGCGGGCTAATGTTTACGGTGGTTGTACATGCTGCTACGGTTTTAAGTACATTGATTGTTTTTAGAAAAGATATTGCCGATTTGTTTATCGGCTTTTTTTCGAAAGGACATATAGAAGAAAAAAACTATGTGTTTAAATTGCTTATTTCTATGATACCCGTTGGGTTGGTAGCTCTCTTTTTTAAAGATGAAATATCAAGCTTATTTAATGGAAATATTGTATTTGTAGGTAGTATGCTCATAATTACGGCATTGCTTTTAACATTAAGTTATTTTAAACGACACGGCACAAGAAGTATAGGTTGGCTCGACTCAATAATTATAGGCTTGGCTCAAGCGGTTGCGGTACTCCCGGGAATATCCCGCTCTGGAGCGACAATTGCAACGGGAATGATTATCGGTAACAAACCTTCCGAACTTGCAAAATTTTCATTTCTTATGGTTATAATACCAATCCTTGGTGAAACTTTTCTTGATATTATCAGCGGCGACCTTTTGGCAAGTTCAATAGGAATTATACCTCTTGTAATAGGTTTTGTCTCTGCATTTTTATCAGGATTTTTCGCGTGTAAAGTAATGATTAATATAGTAAAGAAAGGTAAACTTATTTGGTTTGCCGTGTATTGCCTTATCATTGGCTTGATTGCAATTTTTATAGGAATATAA
- a CDS encoding TrkH family potassium uptake protein yields the protein MFAISENLAGRFFIRMKIRQLNFRFVAKIISYLIILEGIFMAVSLIFSFVYGSRKIGWNTLFIKEYDALAIILSSLITFLFGLTLLIKFKKANVHQIGKREAYLTVVLCWLTLSLFGTLPYIFTGILPSFTDAFFESMSGFTGTGFTIINDVEALPKGIVLWRGFTNWLGGMGIVLMTLAFIPTVGGKGGLLFAAETSSDVHDKVHPRIAVTAKRLWLIYFGLTITCSLLLILGKMSVLDSVCTALGTVSTGGFSNLNASLTYQTPYVHYVVIVFMIVSATNFNLHYLFLRFQWKKVFRNEEFRVYLIMICVCTFIMAIVLFFNKSCNYNSEVAFRQSLFHVTSMITTTGYAISDFSIWPANTWIILFLLTFMGGCAGSTSGGIKIYRHVIMFKNCKMELRRLIHPQAIIPARYNGNIVSQNTINNILVFFYFFIFISFASSVLICLTGVDFKSSMSLTVSCLGNTGCGVGSLAGPGSNLSEVNGFIKWLMSFLMIIGRLEIFTVFVILSKSFWKK from the coding sequence ATGTTTGCCATTTCGGAAAATTTAGCCGGAAGGTTTTTTATCAGAATGAAAATAAGACAATTAAACTTTCGTTTTGTAGCTAAAATAATCAGTTATCTGATTATTCTGGAAGGAATTTTTATGGCCGTATCTTTAATATTCTCTTTTGTTTACGGCTCCCGAAAAATTGGATGGAATACTTTATTCATAAAAGAATATGACGCTCTTGCAATAATATTATCATCATTAATTACATTTTTATTCGGCCTAACACTTTTAATTAAATTTAAAAAAGCTAATGTACATCAAATAGGAAAAAGAGAGGCATACTTGACGGTTGTCTTATGTTGGCTTACACTTTCTCTTTTCGGAACATTACCATATATTTTTACAGGAATTTTACCTTCATTTACCGATGCTTTTTTTGAATCCATGTCGGGTTTCACAGGAACAGGTTTTACTATTATTAATGATGTGGAAGCTTTACCTAAAGGAATAGTTTTATGGAGAGGATTTACTAATTGGCTCGGCGGTATGGGAATAGTATTAATGACTTTGGCTTTTATTCCGACTGTGGGTGGAAAAGGCGGATTACTTTTTGCTGCCGAAACGTCAAGTGACGTACACGATAAAGTACATCCAAGAATAGCTGTTACGGCAAAACGTTTATGGTTGATTTATTTCGGATTGACTATTACTTGCTCCTTATTACTGATTTTAGGTAAAATGAGTGTATTGGATTCTGTTTGCACGGCTTTAGGTACTGTCTCTACAGGAGGTTTCTCCAATCTGAACGCAAGTCTTACATATCAAACTCCTTATGTGCATTACGTGGTAATAGTTTTTATGATAGTTTCCGCAACAAACTTTAATCTTCATTACTTGTTTTTAAGATTTCAATGGAAGAAGGTTTTCAGAAATGAAGAGTTCAGAGTATATTTAATAATGATTTGTGTCTGCACCTTTATTATGGCAATTGTTTTATTTTTTAATAAAAGTTGTAATTATAACTCAGAGGTAGCTTTTCGACAATCATTGTTCCATGTAACATCAATGATTACAACAACCGGTTATGCAATTTCGGATTTTTCTATTTGGCCGGCCAATACATGGATAATTTTATTTTTGCTTACTTTTATGGGAGGTTGTGCGGGTTCTACATCCGGAGGTATAAAAATTTACAGGCATGTAATAATGTTTAAAAACTGCAAGATGGAACTCAGAAGATTAATTCATCCGCAGGCAATTATTCCGGCCAGATACAACGGTAATATAGTTTCTCAGAATACGATCAATAATATTTTGGTATTTTTCTATTTCTTTATTTTTATTTCATTTGCCTCCAGTGTTTTGATATGTTTGACGGGAGTTGATTTTAAATCGTCAATGAGTTTAACAGTCAGTTGTCTCGGTAATACAGGTTGTGGCGTAGGCTCTCTTGCAGGTCCCGGCAGTAATCTCAGTGAAGTAAATGGTTTTATCAAGTGGCTCATGTCTTTTCTTATGATTATCGGACGTCTTGAGATTTTTACAGTTTTCGTAATATTAAGTAAATCTTTTTGGAAAAAATAA
- a CDS encoding diacylglycerol kinase family lipid kinase, with translation MSEWLIIVNPNSGKRKGEKDWSLISKKLVDKGFYFRAIFTQHKNHAIQLTKTYIKKGFRKFIVVGGDGTLNEVVNGIMTQNICKSTDVIIGIIPVGTGNDWCKTYGIEHDYDSAIDVISKENILLQDVGKVNYYEDNLFVNRFIVNSAGVGFEALVVKATNQQKEAGKRNPVLYLYNVLKYFSSYNGRKVILDIDGRVEKKDLYLCSIGICKYKGNGMKLLPYAIPDDGLFDVTLINNAPIRKLMKYIFKIIKGEMDQVKFAETLRCKKISVNSDSEKLIMEVDGESLGNNPYSFEIIPLAINVIINNKSW, from the coding sequence ATGTCGGAATGGCTTATAATTGTTAATCCTAATTCGGGAAAAAGAAAAGGCGAAAAAGATTGGTCGCTAATTTCTAAAAAGTTGGTTGATAAAGGATTTTATTTCAGAGCCATTTTCACTCAACATAAAAATCATGCGATTCAACTTACTAAAACATACATAAAAAAGGGTTTTAGAAAGTTTATAGTTGTTGGTGGCGACGGCACTCTTAATGAAGTGGTAAACGGAATAATGACGCAAAATATTTGTAAATCGACAGATGTTATTATCGGTATAATTCCCGTAGGTACCGGAAACGATTGGTGTAAAACTTATGGTATTGAACACGATTATGATAGCGCAATTGATGTAATAAGTAAAGAAAATATTTTGTTACAGGATGTTGGAAAAGTAAATTATTATGAAGATAATCTCTTTGTAAATAGATTTATTGTAAATTCGGCCGGAGTAGGTTTTGAAGCCCTTGTAGTAAAAGCAACAAACCAGCAAAAAGAAGCGGGTAAAAGAAATCCTGTTTTATATTTATATAATGTATTGAAATATTTTTCTTCATATAATGGAAGAAAAGTAATTTTGGATATTGACGGAAGAGTTGAGAAAAAAGATCTTTATCTCTGTAGCATCGGTATTTGTAAGTATAAGGGAAACGGGATGAAACTTCTTCCTTATGCAATTCCCGATGACGGACTTTTTGATGTAACTCTTATCAATAATGCACCGATAAGAAAACTAATGAAATATATTTTCAAAATTATTAAAGGTGAAATGGACCAGGTAAAATTTGCGGAAACTCTTAGATGTAAAAAGATTTCTGTAAATTCCGATTCCGAAAAATTAATTATGGAAGTTGATGGAGAATCTCTCGGTAATAATCCGTATTCTTTCGAAATAATTCCTTTGGCTATAAATGTTATAATAAATAATAAATCTTGGTAA
- a CDS encoding DUF3098 domain-containing protein, which translates to MKKPKETKKEITQEPEKKVIFQKMNYILFFVGLAVIILGFLLMIGGGSDNPDVFNEKMFGFQRLTLAPILLILGFAIEFFAIFYKPKKKNN; encoded by the coding sequence ATGAAAAAACCAAAAGAAACTAAGAAAGAAATAACTCAAGAACCCGAAAAAAAGGTTATTTTTCAAAAGATGAATTATATATTATTTTTTGTCGGATTAGCAGTAATAATATTAGGATTTCTTCTTATGATTGGGGGCGGTTCGGACAATCCTGATGTTTTTAATGAAAAAATGTTCGGCTTTCAGCGGTTAACACTCGCACCAATATTATTAATACTGGGTTTTGCAATTGAATTTTTTGCAATATTTTATAAACCGAAAAAGAAAAATAATTAA
- a CDS encoding helix-turn-helix domain-containing protein — MKIHELIKERRDVLKVSQSELADITGLGLRTIRLIESGKANPSLNTLEKLVEALGMEVKIEIKKIVQ; from the coding sequence ATGAAAATACACGAATTAATAAAAGAGAGGCGCGATGTATTAAAAGTCAGTCAAAGTGAATTGGCAGACATTACCGGATTAGGATTAAGAACTATCAGATTAATCGAATCGGGAAAGGCAAACCCATCATTGAATACTCTGGAAAAATTGGTTGAAGCTTTGGGTATGGAAGTAAAAATCGAAATAAAGAAAATTGTGCAATAA
- the aspS gene encoding aspartate--tRNA ligase, producing MYRTHTCGELRISNVKETVTLCGWVKKVRKLGGMTFVDLRDRYGITQLAFNLETQSELFDVVDNLGREYVIKITGIVAERTNKNPNIPTGDIEINVSKIEVLNKSKTPPFTIEDVTDGGEELRMKYRYLDIRRDPVRRNLEIRHQLAIETRKFLSEKDFLEVETPVLIKSTPEGARDFVVPSRMNAGQFYALPQSPQSFKQLLMVAGIDRYFQIVKCFRDEDLRADRQPEFTQIDCEMSFVQQDDVLNVFEEMIKYLFKMVKGISLDFSFPKMPYEIAMKFYGSDKPDVRFDMKFTDLTSIAKNREFIVFNNAEVVLAIVAKSCAEYSRKELDSLTEFVKRPQIGAKGLVYVKYNEDGTFKSSIDKFYTEEDFKKWAEECNAQPGDLILILSGDLTHTRKALCELRLEMGERLGLRNPDIFAPLWVVDFPLLEWDEETQRYYAMHHPFTSPKQEDADKLESEPGKVRANAYDLVMNGVELGGGSIRIHDRELQNKMFKILGFTDEEAQKQFGFLMGAFEYGAPPHGGIAFGFDRLCAMFGGQESIRDFIAFPKNNKGRDLMADSPSEISKEQLNELGLIINQTIINSDK from the coding sequence ATGTATAGAACTCATACTTGTGGTGAACTTCGTATAAGTAATGTAAAAGAAACAGTAACACTTTGCGGTTGGGTAAAAAAAGTTCGTAAACTTGGAGGAATGACTTTCGTAGATTTACGTGATCGGTATGGAATAACCCAGTTAGCTTTTAATCTTGAAACTCAATCGGAACTTTTTGATGTTGTTGATAATCTCGGAAGGGAATACGTCATTAAAATTACCGGAATTGTTGCGGAAAGAACCAATAAAAATCCAAACATACCTACAGGTGATATTGAAATAAATGTTTCGAAAATAGAAGTTCTTAATAAATCTAAAACACCTCCTTTTACAATAGAAGATGTTACTGATGGCGGAGAAGAATTAAGAATGAAATACAGATATCTTGATATTCGCAGAGATCCTGTGAGAAGAAATCTGGAAATAAGGCATCAACTTGCTATTGAAACAAGAAAGTTTCTGAGTGAAAAAGATTTTTTGGAGGTAGAAACCCCAGTATTAATAAAATCTACTCCTGAAGGTGCTCGCGATTTTGTAGTTCCTTCAAGAATGAATGCGGGACAATTCTACGCACTTCCTCAATCTCCGCAAAGTTTTAAACAATTACTTATGGTTGCCGGTATTGATCGGTATTTCCAAATTGTAAAATGTTTTAGAGATGAGGATTTACGTGCAGACAGACAACCTGAATTTACTCAAATTGATTGCGAAATGTCTTTTGTTCAGCAAGACGATGTCCTGAATGTTTTCGAAGAAATGATTAAATACCTTTTTAAAATGGTAAAAGGCATTTCTTTGGATTTTAGTTTTCCTAAAATGCCTTATGAAATTGCAATGAAATTTTATGGTTCTGATAAACCGGATGTTCGCTTTGATATGAAGTTTACTGATTTAACATCAATAGCTAAAAATAGAGAATTTATTGTATTTAATAATGCCGAAGTTGTTCTTGCAATTGTTGCCAAGTCTTGCGCAGAATATTCGAGGAAAGAATTAGACAGCTTGACCGAATTTGTGAAAAGACCGCAGATTGGTGCGAAAGGTTTAGTTTATGTAAAATATAATGAAGACGGTACTTTTAAATCATCTATTGATAAATTTTATACAGAGGAAGATTTTAAAAAATGGGCTGAAGAATGTAATGCACAACCCGGTGATTTAATATTGATCTTAAGCGGTGATTTAACTCACACGCGTAAAGCTTTGTGTGAGTTGAGGTTAGAAATGGGAGAAAGATTGGGTTTACGTAACCCCGATATTTTTGCTCCGTTGTGGGTTGTAGATTTTCCTTTATTGGAATGGGATGAAGAAACTCAAAGATATTATGCCATGCATCATCCGTTTACATCTCCTAAACAAGAAGATGCCGATAAACTTGAAAGTGAACCCGGAAAGGTTAGAGCTAATGCCTACGATCTTGTTATGAATGGAGTGGAGTTAGGCGGCGGCTCAATTAGAATTCATGATAGAGAATTGCAAAATAAAATGTTTAAGATTCTTGGATTTACAGATGAAGAAGCTCAAAAACAATTCGGATTTTTAATGGGAGCTTTTGAATACGGTGCACCGCCTCATGGAGGTATTGCTTTCGGTTTCGATAGATTATGTGCAATGTTCGGAGGACAAGAATCGATACGTGATTTTATTGCATTCCCGAAAAACAACAAAGGTAGGGATCTTATGGCAGATTCTCCTTCGGAAATATCCAAAGAACAATTGAATGAGTTAGGGTTGATAATAAATCAAACAATAATAAATTCAGATAAATAA